One window of the Herbiconiux sp. L3-i23 genome contains the following:
- a CDS encoding uracil-DNA glycosylase family protein, whose translation MDAFGRLRDEVAAHPSNAWATALGWRPLFVADPAARVLIISQAPGRLAQESGIPWNDPSGRLLRSWMGVTDDEFYDPRNVAVLPMDFYFPGKGTSGDLPPRRDFAQLWHPPLLELLTEVRLTILIGSYAQRRYLAGRAGPTLTDNVRAAPSLLPLFPIVHPSPLARGWRTRNPWFADETVPLLRAQVREALDGWP comes from the coding sequence GTGGACGCTTTCGGACGGTTGCGCGACGAGGTCGCCGCGCATCCCTCCAACGCCTGGGCGACGGCGTTGGGCTGGCGGCCGCTGTTCGTCGCCGACCCCGCCGCGCGGGTGCTCATCATCAGCCAGGCGCCCGGTCGCCTCGCGCAGGAGTCCGGCATCCCGTGGAACGACCCGAGCGGTCGGCTGCTGCGGTCGTGGATGGGCGTCACCGACGACGAGTTCTACGACCCCCGCAACGTCGCCGTCCTGCCGATGGATTTCTACTTCCCCGGCAAGGGCACCAGCGGCGACCTTCCGCCGAGGCGCGACTTCGCGCAGCTCTGGCATCCACCGCTGCTCGAGCTGTTGACCGAGGTGCGGCTGACGATCCTCATCGGCTCGTATGCGCAGCGCCGCTACCTCGCCGGGCGTGCGGGGCCGACCCTCACCGACAACGTCCGGGCCGCGCCGAGCCTGCTGCCGCTGTTCCCGATCGTGCACCCGTCGCCGCTCGCCCGCGGCTGGCGCACCCGCAATCCGTGGTTCGCCGACGAGACCGTCCCACTGCTCCGGGCGCAGGTGCGGGAGGCGCTCGACGGCTGGCCGTGA